Below is a genomic region from Alkalinema sp. FACHB-956.
TGATGTGGCAAATGATTGCCAAGATCAAGGGAGAGCATCCGGGCTTTAATACGCCGAAGCTCGGCCAACAACGGGCGTACCTCACGATCGGACAGCCGATTTCTGTAACCGATCGCTGGGCTGACTATTCCCGCGATCGTAAATCCGCCAAACAGGCAGTTGCAACGTTGACCCAGGATTTGCAAACCGCTTTGGAAGCGATGATTCATTAAGTTGCATAGCCTGCAAGCTAGATAGACTGTGCGTTGATTCGTTGGGCTGATAAATTTGTGCACCTCAGCCCCGTCCTCAGAGATCCCTCCTCACCCCTGGGCCTCAGACCTGTGCCACAATAGTCAAGTATCCTAACTGATGTGTGTGTAGAGAGTGTAGAAGCTATGTTGACTCGACTGGCTGTGGATCTGGGCTTCTTGGTGACGGCCTTTGTGCTGGCTAGTTTGGTGGAATATTGGGTGCATCGACTGATGCATCAGCCCTATCGGTTAGGTGAAAAACATCGCGATCATCACCGTCGCAATGAAGGTCAAGGGGTGATTTGGGAATTTCGGGACTATGTGCTGGGAACCTGTGTCGTGATGGCCATTCCCTATTTTTGGTCGTGGGAGATTGGTCTAGCTTGGACGATCGGAGGAATTGCCTTCGCAGCCTTTGCGGCCTATGCCCACCAACTGCAACATGAAAATCCCCGTAAATGTTTCTGGATGTCGATGCCTGTGCATTATGTGCACCACAAGTATGGTATGTGGAACCATAATTTTGGGTTGGCGGTAGATTGGTGGGATCGGGTGTTTGGGACTTACAAGGTTGTTGATTGGTTAGATGAGAAAGAGTTGCAGCGTCCTGCGGCTGGTTTTTTTGCCTTGCGCTGGCTGTAAATAGAAAAATAATTGCTGTAAATAATCAAAAATAAAATAATGCAGAGTGTAAATGGATCTAAAAAAAACCAACTCTGCATTTTTTATTGCATCATTTTATAGAAATTTCGACATAACGGTATTCGATCGAAGGCAACATGTTAGGTTGTGGTCAGCCCCTCCCGTTCCCCTCTAGGAGGCTAAATGACTCACTTTTCTGCGGCTAGAGACCATTTTATCGCCTGCCATCAACATCCGATTAATCAAGCGCTCCATCACTTTGCAAATTTCACCGTCATTCTTGCGTTCGTTCTGGCATTGCTCCATCGGCTAGATTGGAAACTGGCAATTTTATTGATTTTGCTAACTCAACCGTTGGTTTGGGCAGGGCATGCAGTGTTTGAAAAAAATCAACCCGCCTTTATCAAATATCCCGGCATTACGATTTTGGCGTCGCTTTCCTGGTCGTTCGATCGTGTATTTGGTTTGAAGGATCTCTGGTTACATTTTGCAAAATCGTCATTTTCACCGGACTAATCCATAAACAGGATTGTCACAGCAATTCATTCATACAGGAGTACAGCCATGTATCAAGATTTACTGGTGATTGATGCCGATGCTCACAAATTAGAAAATCCTTTAGTCATTCGGGATTATATTGAACCGGAATATCGCGATCGCACGAATTTGATTGTCGATCGTCTAGGTGATCAGCGAATGCAGATCCAGGATTTTAATCCCAAAACGGGATGTAACGATTTGGTGCGTATCTATCCCCAAGCCCAAGGGTTGGGTAAAGGTGGGTTTCGCAATTTACATCCAGAAACCACCCTGGGGGCAATGTTCAACCGGGCTCGGATCGAACATATGGATCAGTATGGCATTGATGTCCATGTGATTTATGGAACGTGGAATTTAAGTTTTGGGAGTTACCTCGATCGGGATTTAGCGATCGCGCTTTGTCGGGCCTATAACAACTACATGGCGGAGGATTGCCGGGGCTATGATGGGCGCTTGAAGCCGATCGGGGTGCTGCCCATGCAGGATGTGGCGGAAGCGGTCAAGGAAATGCATCGCTGTGTCAATGAGTTGGGTATGGTCGGGATTTCGCTGCCGCCCAATTTGCCGATTCCCCATCCCGCTGCTCCAGAAGCGTTTCCAGAAATTCGCACCTGTAAAACGCTGAGCCATCCAGACTTTGAACCGATTTTGCAAGCGGCGGTGGATTTGGATGTGGCGATCGGGTTGCATGGTGGCCCCGGTTCCTACATGGTGGGGGGCTTAGCGGATCATTTGGAAACCTTTGTGCTGAGTCATATTTTTGTGCAGCGCAACCAGCAACAGTTGGCGTTGGCCCGGATGGTCTTTGATGGTGTGTTTGAGAAGTTTCCAACGCTGCGGGTTGGCTTTTTAGAAGGCGGCTGTGGTTGGGTGCCAGACCTTGCCCATGCCTTCCATGAACACTGGGAGAAACGCATTCGTGATTTCGATCCCCACCATCCCTATCGGCCTTCGCTAATGGAATTTACAAAGCTGATGGTTCGAGAACGGGGAACACACAACAACAGTAACATCATCAGTCAGGCCAAAAATTTATTTGACCTGCTGTGGACGCGGGAACACGATCCGGAAAAGATTAATGATGCGAGTTTGTTTGAACATTGGGATCTGAAACATCGCGATCCGATCGAATACTTCCAGCGGGGACAAATTTTTGTGTCCTTTGAATCCGATGATCCGGCTCCGGTGTATTTACCGATCGCGATGGGCGAAACGGGGAAACAGTTGGCTTGTTTCTCCGGGGACTATGGCCATTGGGATGGAGTGTTACAGGATTGCGTGCAGGCGGTGGCCGATCGGGTAGACGATCGGGCCTACTTGGAACGGTTATTGAGTGGCAATGCGCTGGATCTCTATGGTTCACGGCTGCGGGATTCATTGCCGATGAGAGCGGATTTACACGCGATCGGGGCAAAGTAGGCAAGAGGAAACCACAATCTGACCCATAAGTTCCTATGCCATGGCCTCTCACCCGCTATGGCATAGCCTATTCCAGGACTAAAAAACTAATGGTCTAAAACATGGCCTGAAAACTAATAAATTCCTACCGAATTCGAACAAAGCCCGTCTGCTCCAACAATCCCTGCCCTTGGCCACTGAGCAACAGGTTGGCGTAGGCTTGTCCTACCTGCTGCGATCGCTGCCCATCCTGCTTAAACACCACATACAAATTGCGGGTCAATGGATAATCACCATTCTGAAAGGCTTGATGATTCAACTGATTCCGCTGTGCAGGGCATTGGCTACTGTCAATCAGAGGTTCGCGATAGGGCGGCACAAATTGCCCTGCGGCGCGACCCAGGGGTAATGGCTTAATCGTGCATTGCGGGACAACTTCCGGCGCAGACGCAAAATAAATACTACCTGCCGTTGCGCCTAACCGTTGCAGGGCTTGGGTGGTCGTATCAACAAACTGTACCCCAGGGCTAAAACTTCCCCCACCCAGGACCGATTCCATGAAGAGATCGACCGTTCCCCCCGATCCTGGTTTGCGGGATAACGGCACGATCGGGAGATTGGGGCCT
It encodes:
- a CDS encoding sterol desaturase family protein; translated protein: MLTRLAVDLGFLVTAFVLASLVEYWVHRLMHQPYRLGEKHRDHHRRNEGQGVIWEFRDYVLGTCVVMAIPYFWSWEIGLAWTIGGIAFAAFAAYAHQLQHENPRKCFWMSMPVHYVHHKYGMWNHNFGLAVDWWDRVFGTYKVVDWLDEKELQRPAAGFFALRWL
- a CDS encoding DUF962 domain-containing protein gives rise to the protein MTHFSAARDHFIACHQHPINQALHHFANFTVILAFVLALLHRLDWKLAILLILLTQPLVWAGHAVFEKNQPAFIKYPGITILASLSWSFDRVFGLKDLWLHFAKSSFSPD
- a CDS encoding amidohydrolase family protein, yielding MYQDLLVIDADAHKLENPLVIRDYIEPEYRDRTNLIVDRLGDQRMQIQDFNPKTGCNDLVRIYPQAQGLGKGGFRNLHPETTLGAMFNRARIEHMDQYGIDVHVIYGTWNLSFGSYLDRDLAIALCRAYNNYMAEDCRGYDGRLKPIGVLPMQDVAEAVKEMHRCVNELGMVGISLPPNLPIPHPAAPEAFPEIRTCKTLSHPDFEPILQAAVDLDVAIGLHGGPGSYMVGGLADHLETFVLSHIFVQRNQQQLALARMVFDGVFEKFPTLRVGFLEGGCGWVPDLAHAFHEHWEKRIRDFDPHHPYRPSLMEFTKLMVRERGTHNNSNIISQAKNLFDLLWTREHDPEKINDASLFEHWDLKHRDPIEYFQRGQIFVSFESDDPAPVYLPIAMGETGKQLACFSGDYGHWDGVLQDCVQAVADRVDDRAYLERLLSGNALDLYGSRLRDSLPMRADLHAIGAK